In the genome of Impatiens glandulifera chromosome 6, dImpGla2.1, whole genome shotgun sequence, the window TATAACCTATGAACATTAGTGAAGCGGCTGGATGCATAAGGGAAGTGCACGTTTATGAGAGACCGGATGTATAGGAGAGTAAACCTACGGGCACGGAAGAGCGCGGCACATACCGTACGCTCTTTTCCCTCTCTATAAAAGAATGGATTCGAATAGAAAGTGACTCCAGATATTCATGAGCACAGGTGAGACAGGACAGCCTTGTGGAATACCCTTCGGGAAGAGTAAGAATTTGCTTTTTAGTCGAGGATTCGAGTTCTCCGAAAGGCAGTGATGACCTTACAGAGATCTTTGTTCTCCTCACCTATGGCGGAATGAATCGGATTTCCCCTCCTAGATGGACATGGAAAGAATACcagttttattttctaaaatagcAGCGTATTTTTTGTCTACCTTAATTGATCACTTGACTACCAACAAAGCCATAGCGCTGCGTCAAGGGCAGGAAGAGCGTtcaattctttttcttttggacCAGGAGATTGGATCTAGCCGTAAGAAGAATGCTTGGTATAAATAACTCACTTCTTGGTCTTCGACCCCCTCAGTCACTACGAATGCCCCCGATTAGTGCAATGGGATGTGTCTATTTATCTATCTCTTGACTCGAAATGGGAGCAAGTTTGAAAGAGGATCTTAGAGTGTCTAGGGCGGGGCCAGGAGGGTTTCTTAACgccttcttttttcttttcatcgGAAAGACTTGCCATGGTCAGGAAGAAGGGGGGAACAAGCACACTTGAAGAGCGAAGTACTGAAGAATAAGGTGAGCGCAGTACTGAACAAGAACACTTGGATTTATTAGAAAGAAAGACCAGACGTGTATATATGGCCCAACCTAAGGAAGATTCTTTGACCGAAACTCTCTATTCAATTACTTTTTTGGGACGAACGTAGTCTAGCTCTTTTATCTGCTCTCGAATCCGCTGCATCGAATGCCATGTGCATAGTTGAAAGTCAAACGAAGCCAAGAATAAAATCAACAAGAGAGGTTTTGGAGAAAGAAGCGCTAGGCCCGACCGATTCACCTTTGGCTCTGCAAAGATGGgctcttttattcttttttatccaatttctgCTCACGATGTCATTTTCAATTTACTTAGTTAGAAAAGTATGGAGATTGTAAGTAGCAAGAAGTTTCCAAATgtttataattatgtttttacaGCGAGGTTATTCAATTGTCACTGGACTTAGAATAAAGGTTCTCCTAAAAAGGAAGAATTCCTAGGCGAAAAAGACGAAATAATAGGTGGATTCTAACCTACTCGGATAGGTTTTTCCTAGACAAGCACTCACATTCACGGGTGTGGTATGTCAAAGAAAATGAGGCAGACTCACAGTCCTTAGAAAATCCCTCATAGTGAAGATCTTGCCTACTGACTGAGAGTTGACTAGACTTTAGGCGACGATCAACCAGGCCCCCTTTCCAATAATAGGGCCAAGCTATCCCCACTATATACGTACCTCCCTTTGCTTATATCTAAGAGGGGGCTTCCCGACTACAGAGAAATAAAGAAATGCATTTCGTTGAGACAATAGGCAAATTGACCTTACTAATCATATACCCCAAAAAGGCAGATGAGAGGACTTTTCTTTTTCAACGAATAGGCGATTGAAAGTGGTGGTCAATTGTTCGGACGAGCTACCTACCCCTAATTAAAAGGTTAAAAAGACTCCCTtgattaatctaaaaaaataccCTATACATGTTTCTGGCCCTATAGAGAAGATATACGTATCATGTGGAATCTATTTCTATTACAAAATGGTATTTTACCTATCCTATCCTGAAAATGAATCAAACCAAACCCCATAGGGAAGGCCTAGACTTTTCTGCTTAATAGCACTCTATTATTGAGTTGAGGATCATACCACACATTAGTGTTAGAGAGGGGGATCTACTATAACTATAGTTCCATGGTAAGGCCCAGGAATACATCTTTACTCTTAGTTATAGCATAAGTGTCTCATTACCCATCTGAGAGGTCGTCTGTCTCAGGACCTCATCCTTATGATAGGTATCATATTGTATCATGGTACCTTATCAGGGTCCATAGTTAACTCGTGAAGATGAGCATCCAAACTGAGAGCATAATCCTTATGATTCAAAAACCAAGTATTGATCCGGGTTGGTTTGTCGACGGGGCCCAATTTCTCAAGAGGGGCCAACACTTCTCGAGACCTTCCATAAGATCTCCAAAAGTATTGAGAACGAGGGAACTATAGAAAGTGTTTTTTATCGATAGCTAAGGAAAACCATCGCTCTTGATCTAGGCGGGAAATATCAGCAACGACATTCCCCCTTaactctataaaaaaaatggaaggaTGCAAATCTCTCCAAGAGCTGCGGAACTTACCACTTTATTAGAAAGTCGAATTAGCCATTTTTACAGTCATTTTCAAGTGGATGAGATCGGTCGAGTGGTCTCAGTTGGAGATGGGATTGCACGTGTTTATGGATTGAACGAGATGAAAGCTGGGGAAATGGTTTCATTTGCCAGCGGTGTGAAAGGAATAGCCTTGAATCTTGAGAATGATCATGTTGGGATTGTTGTTTTTGGTAGTGATACTGCTATTAAAGAAGGAGATCTTGTCAAGCGCACTGGATCTATTGTGGATGTTCCTGCGGGAAAGGCTATGCTAGGGCGTGTGGTCGACGCGTTGGGAGTACCAATTGATGGAAAAGGGGCTCTAAGCGATCACGAGCGAAGACGTGTTGAAGTGAAAGCCCCTGGTATTATTGAACGTAAATCTGTGCACGAGCCTATGCAAACAGGTTTAAAAGCGGTAGATAGCCTGGTTCCTATAGGCCGTGGTCAACGAGAACTTATAATCGGGGACCGACAAACAGGAAAAACAGCTATTGCTATCGATACCATATTAAACCAAAAGCAAATAAACTCAAGGGGCACCTCTGAGAGTGAGACATTGTATTGTGTCTATGTAGCGATTGGACAGAAACGCTCAACCGTGGCACAATTAGTTCAAATTCTTTCAGAAGCGAATGCTTTGGAATATTCCATTCTTGTAGCAGCCACCGCTTCGGATCCTGCTCCTCTGCAATTTCTTGCCCCATTCTGGGTGTGCCATGGGGGAATAATTCCGCGATAATGGAATGCATGCATTAATAATCTATGTTGATCTTAGTAAACAGGCCGTGGTATATCGACAAATGTCATTATTGTTACGCCGACCACTAGGCCGTGAGGCTTTCCCGGGGGATGTTTTCTATTTACATTCCCATCTCTTAGAAAGAGCCGTTAAACGATCGGACCAGACAGACGCAGGGAGCTTGACCGCTTTACCCGTCATTGAAACACAAGTTGGAGACGTATCGGCCTATATTCCCACGAATGTGATCTCCATTACTGATGGAAAAATCTGTTTGGAAACAGAGCTCTTTTATCGCGGGATTAGACCTGCAATTAACGTCGGCTTATCTGTCAGTCGCGTCGGGTCTTCCGCTCAGTTGAAAGCTATGAAACAAGTCTACAGTACTTCAAAACTGGAATTGGCACAATAACTCGAAGTGGCCGCTCTTGCTCAATTTGGCTCAAATTTGGATGTCGTGAATCAGGCATTACTCAATAGAGGTGCAAGGCTTACAGAAGTACCGAAACAATCACAATATGCACCACTTCCAATTGAACAAAAATTCTAGTCATTTATGCAACTGTCAATGGATTATGTGATTGAATTCTATTAGACAAAATTTCTCAATATGAGAGAGCCATTCTAAGTAATGTAAAACCAGAATTACTTAAATCATTTTTAGAAAAAGGTGGATTAactaatgaaagaaaaatagaatCAGATACATTCTTAAAAGAAAGTgctttaccattttttt includes:
- the LOC124941191 gene encoding LOW QUALITY PROTEIN: ATP synthase subunit alpha, mitochondrial (The sequence of the model RefSeq protein was modified relative to this genomic sequence to represent the inferred CDS: inserted 3 bases in 2 codons; substituted 2 bases at 2 genomic stop codons), whose translation is MQISPRAAELTTLLESRISHFYSHFQVDEIGRVVSVGDGIARVYGLNEMKAGEMVSFASGVKGIALNLENDHVGIVVFGSDTAIKEGDLVKRTGSIVDVPAGKAMLGRVVDALGVPIDGKGALSDHERRRVEVKAPGIIERKSVHEPMQTGLKAVDSLVPIGRGQRELIIGDRQTGKTAIAIDTILNQKQINSRGTSESETLYCVYVAIGQKRSTVAQLVQILSEANALEYSILVAATASDPAPLQFLAPXSGCAMGEXFRDNGMHALIIYVDLSKQAVVYRQMSLLLRRPLGREAFPGDVFYLHSHLLERAVKRSDQTDAGSLTALPVIETQVGDVSAYIPTNVISITDGKICLETELFYRGIRPAINVGLSVSRVGSSAQLKAMKQVYSTSKLELAQXLEVAALAQFGSNLDVVNQALLNRGARLTEVPKQSQYAPLPIEXKILVIYATVNGLCD